In a single window of the Clarias gariepinus isolate MV-2021 ecotype Netherlands chromosome 16, CGAR_prim_01v2, whole genome shotgun sequence genome:
- the LOC128544316 gene encoding uncharacterized protein LOC128544316 produces the protein MFSTSLLLLLAAASCYVHSEELTQPSAMTVQPGQSLSIPCKVSYSVTGDYTAWIRQPAGKALEWIGEISPSGSTAYSDKLKNKFSISRDTSTNTITIQGQNLQAEDTAVYYCARDWAFDYWGKGTAVTVTSATQEAPKSLFPAWQCGSSPDNFVTLGCLTRDLAIGDGLSYVWKDASGTALTTVVQYPAVLDSGKYSLVSQARVPATDWDARKKFTCEVTNSLGTKKADLQKPTVPVIPAKSLLLTAPSQTELDNGTATFICLASEFSPKTHTFKWTREKTSLDNKAKAPILIPGKNTYSALSVLELTASEWMGSTSPVKCEFQHVAQTLSQEASQGQCEEQPKMAIIPPSNNGILINRSADIVCKAEGPTGFTAIKWVVNGNEVASLPQSDVSSKTAISLTATISYEEWHTGTKFTCEVYHSALAQGFIQEDFQRVNGKTQCPELFLLPPPESSKGNSMTLTCYIKDFYPKEVAVSWLVGDKLVDNESTVKVIEKNGNFSAYSQLIVNRADWENGTVFTCNVYHESIGENVRHLSRSVAGNSNPPSVVNLSLNVPQNCPNALYYVDCLVLTQGCHNETETEDENVANTALTFVFLFLITLFYSIGVTVIKPKISWLVDGNEKSDQVIISKRQGESTVSNLTISVEDWTKWKTITCRAEHPCFNTTDFINKTETVQKTPSVVIRRSLADVGKRDSAVLECVASSLPSGELSVTFLANDDPSVELSVVSSENKFTSMPQKLLCSATGFNPVIKWLPESVGNNKSDEVTMNKNGRVKVSSELSVIEQEWKRGTTFFCQVNDQDRLPVQKNTSFCAVTPDHVQSAQVYLLGPSISDMLEKKTVSVICLLLGHRLQDFSVKCTVGKKQLPLNESPFQKHGNGTESVRNVLKVPADKWKNHETVFCEVKHPCSNAQTYNISKPKELKRPTIRIRVPSDDELLGSNDAALLCLIDGFFPADISVHWELDDIKLDASRFKNSWPLQFGSVHSYFMQSTLIISPLKKENGTFYCVVRHESSTDPIKTEISNIYASVNKNPPSVKLLRSQDELVCLAYGYSPSAINITWLLNTETVEHNGTSSSAKGSDGKFMIKSHLNVEISKWEPGSKYTCLVQHITGSKYLNVSKAEFIEQAIYIDENSSDVNTVDQAEETWNMACAFIILFVISLIYGCSITLVKVKTA, from the exons ACTGGGCTTTTGATTACTGGGGAAAAGGCACAGCTGTCACCGTAACAAGCG CAACGCAAGAAGCCCCGAAGTCCCTGTTTCCCGCGTGGCAGTGCGGCTCGTCCCCTGATAATTTCGTCACTCTGGGCTGCCTCACCCGCGACTTGGCAATTGGCGATGGACTGAGCTACGTTTGGAAGGATGCGAGCGGCACCGCGCTGACTACCGTTGTACAATACCCGGCGGTGCTGGACAGCGGAAAGTACTCCTTAGTGAGTCAGGCGCGCGTCCCTGCTACCGACTGGGACGCGAGGAAGAAGTTCACTTGCGAAGTCACTAATTCCCTGGGAACCAAAAAGGCGGACTTGCAAAAACCAA CTGTGCCCGTCATCCCAGCAAAATCTCTGCTTCTAACAGCTCCGAGCCAAACAGAATTAGACAATGGAACAGCTACCTTCATCTGCTTAGCTTCAGAATTTTCACCTAAAACGCACACATTTAAGTGGACCCGTGAAAAGACAAGCCTCGATAATAAGGCAAAAGCCCCAATTTTAATCCCGGGAAAAAATACTTACAGTGCCTTAAGCGTTTTGGAACTCACTGCCAGCGAATGGATGGGCTCAACTTCTCCAGTTAAGTGTGAGTTCCAGCACGTGGCACAGACTCTGTCCCAGGAAGCAAGTCAGG GACAATGTGAGGAGCAGCCAAAAATGGCAATAATTCCACCTTCCAACAATGGCATTCTTATCAATAGATCTGCTGACATTGTGTGCAAGGCTGAAGGACCAACGGGTTTCACCGCCATTAAATGGGTTGTTAACGGTAATGAGGTTGCTTCCCTACCTCAAAGCGATGTGTCTTCGAAGACAGCGATCTCACTCACCGCCACAATCTCTTATGAAGAGTGGCATACTGGCACCAAATTTACCTGTGAGGTGTATCATTCAGCATTAGCTCAGGGATTTATACAAGAAGACTTCCAAAGAGTAAACG GCAAAACTCAATGCCCAGAGCTTTTCTTGCTCCCTCCACCAGAGAGCTCAAAGGGGAATTCGATGACCCTGACTTGCTATATTAAGGACTTCTACCCTAAGGAGGTTGCTGTGTCTTGGCTTGTTGGTGATAAACTAGTGGACAATGAGAGCACTGTTAAAGTTATTGAGAAAAATGGCAACTTTTCAGCATACAGTCAGCTAATTGTCAATAGGGCAGACTGGGAAAATGGCACTGTGTTCACCTGCAATGTTTATCATGAGTCCATCGGAGAGAATGTGCGCCACCTTTCCAGATCCGTTGCTGGTAATTCAAATCCACCCTCCGTAGTGAATCTCAGCTTAAATGTTCCCCAAAACTGCCCAAATGCTCTGTATT ATGTAGATTGCCTGGTGCTGACGCAGGGTTGCCACAATGAGACAGAAACTGAGGATGAAAACGTGGCAAACACTGCCTTAACATTTGTATTTCTCTTCCTCATCACTCTGTTCTACAGCATCGGGGTGACTGTTATCAAG CCTAAAATTTCATGGCTTGTAGATGGAAATGAAAAATCAGACCAAGTCATTATCAGTAAAAGACAAGGCGAGTCCACTGTTAGCAACCTGACTATTTCTGTAGAAGACTGGACAAAATGGAAGACAATAACCTGCAGGGCTGAACATCCATGTTTTAATACCACagattttataaacaaaacag AAACTGTACAGAAAACCCCTTCAGTGGTGATCAGAAGGAGTCTTGCAGACGTAGGGAAGAGAGACAGTGCAGTGCTGGAGTGTGTTGCAAGCAGTCTGCCTTCTGGTGAACTCTCTGTCACCTTCCTGGCCAATG ACGACCCTTCAGTGGAACTTTCAGTTGTATCCAGTGAGAATAAATTTACATCTATGCCACAAAAACTCCTTTGCTCTGCAACTGGATTTAACCCAGTGATCAAGTGGCTCCCTGAATCTGTGGGGAACAATAAAAGTGATGAAGtaacaatgaataaaaatggACGTGTAAAAGTGTCGAGCGAGCTATCAGTTATAGAACAAGAGTGGAAACGTGGAACTACATTCTTCTGCCAAGTCAATGATCAAGATCGGCTACCTGTCCAGAAGAACACCAGTTTTTGTGCAG TCACTCCAGATCATGTTCAGAGTGCACAGGTTTACCTGTTGGGTCCCTCCATCAGTGATATGCTAGAGAAGAAAACGGTTTCTGTCATCTGTCTGCTGTTGGGCCACAGGCTCCAGGATTTCTCAGTTAAATGCACAGTTGGAAAAAAACAGTTGCCTTTAAATGAGTCTCCATTCCAGAAACATGGAAATGGAACAGAAAGTGTTCGAAACGTTTTAAAGGTTCCAGCTGATAAATGGAAAAACCATGAAACAGTTTTCTGTGAGGTGAAACACCCCTGTTCTAATGCACAGACATACAACATCTCTAAACCCAAAG AACTTAAACGTCCCACCATCCGAATTCGAGTTCCCAGTGATGACGAGCTGTTAGGATCTAACGACGCTGCTCTTCTCTGCTTGATTGACGGCTTCTTCCCTGCTGATATCTCTGTGCACTGGGAGCTGGACGACATCAAGCTGGACGCGTCAAGATTCAAAAACAGTTGGCCGCTCCAGTTTGGTTCAGTTCACAGTTACTTCATGCAAAGCACACTGATAATATCACCATTAAAAAAGGAGAATGGCACTTTTTACTGTGTGGTCAGGCATGAATCATCTACAGATCCAATCAAAACCGAAATAAGCAACATATACG CCTCTGTAAATAAGAATCCTCCCTCTGTAAAGCTGCTGCGGAGCCAAGATGAGTTGGTGTGTCTGGCGTATGGTTACAGCCCATCAGCCATTAACATCACCTGGCTCCTTAACACAGAAACTGTAGAACATAACGGCACCAGCAGCTCTGCCAAGGGGTCTGATGGGAAATTTATGATTAAAAGCCACCTGAATGTGGAGATCTCTAAATGGGAACCCGGATCCAAATATACATGTCTTGTCCAGCACATCACTGGCTCAAAATATCTCAATGTTTCCAAAGCAG AATTTATTGAACAGGCGATATACATCGATGAAAACTCGTCAGACGTTAACACAGTGGATCAGGCTGAGGAAACCTGGAATATGGCCTGTGCCTTCATCATACTCTTCGTCATCTCTCTCATCTATGGATGTTCAATTACTCTGGTCAAAGTGAAGACCGCTTGA